A DNA window from Streptomyces sp. B21-083 contains the following coding sequences:
- a CDS encoding Tat pathway signal sequence domain protein, with protein MNGRIGRSDGEDAPGPALSRRTLIGAAGLGAVALTVAGSGTADAANSRTGYGSSVAAAERRAHSFLAAAMDAYPDHGDIRLTQSYTDQAGLFSTAFTYDNALAVLAHLATRTEAGRRRAVALGDALLYAQSHDPVYDDGRLRQAYNVGPYVFFDGVAQPDGFVRADGTANVGTQFGFTGTAVGDMAWAGIALAALARRTGKRRFLDGAVRIGTWIQLNAGTEQPLGGYKFGVDGGNAKLPFSSTEHNTDLVALFGQLALLTGDPVWRQRRAVARAFVEKMWEPAGTAGAGFFYTGTNDGVTVNKSPIPEDTQTWTHLALNSRKYSRSLDWAATELAVLDRADRTNSTVPAGQSYEGVTFSSASLLANEAAPIAEFQPKPDRNGVWFEGTAHLALALRDRAGHGDEARAHRLIASVERAQELLGTGQTVGTRALPERAGVVSASSPLDTGFGFGYYPYRHTGATAWYLLAATRTNPLHA; from the coding sequence ATGAACGGCAGAATCGGCAGGTCCGACGGAGAAGACGCGCCCGGCCCCGCGCTCAGCCGCCGCACGCTCATCGGAGCCGCCGGCCTCGGTGCCGTCGCGCTCACGGTCGCCGGCTCGGGCACAGCGGACGCCGCCAACTCCCGTACCGGCTACGGGAGTTCCGTCGCGGCCGCCGAGCGCCGGGCCCACTCCTTCCTCGCCGCCGCCATGGACGCCTACCCCGACCACGGCGACATCCGCCTCACCCAGAGCTACACCGACCAGGCGGGCCTGTTCAGCACGGCGTTCACCTACGACAACGCCCTCGCGGTACTCGCCCACCTCGCCACCCGCACCGAGGCCGGCCGGCGCCGGGCCGTCGCACTCGGGGACGCCCTGCTGTACGCGCAGTCGCACGACCCGGTGTACGACGACGGAAGGCTTCGGCAGGCCTACAACGTCGGGCCGTACGTCTTCTTCGACGGGGTCGCGCAGCCCGACGGGTTCGTGCGGGCCGATGGCACCGCCAACGTCGGCACCCAGTTCGGGTTCACCGGAACCGCCGTGGGCGACATGGCCTGGGCCGGGATCGCGCTCGCCGCGCTGGCCCGCCGGACCGGGAAGCGCCGCTTCCTCGACGGCGCCGTACGGATCGGCACCTGGATCCAGCTGAACGCCGGCACCGAACAGCCCCTGGGCGGTTACAAGTTCGGCGTCGACGGCGGCAACGCGAAACTGCCGTTCAGCTCGACCGAGCACAACACCGACCTGGTCGCCCTCTTCGGGCAACTCGCCCTGCTCACCGGGGACCCGGTCTGGCGGCAACGGCGGGCGGTGGCACGGGCGTTCGTCGAGAAGATGTGGGAGCCGGCCGGCACAGCGGGCGCCGGGTTCTTCTACACGGGCACCAACGACGGCGTGACCGTCAACAAGTCCCCGATCCCCGAGGACACCCAGACCTGGACCCACCTGGCTCTCAACTCGCGGAAGTACTCAAGGTCGTTGGACTGGGCCGCCACCGAACTCGCCGTCCTGGACCGGGCCGACCGCACCAACAGCACGGTGCCCGCGGGACAGTCGTACGAGGGCGTCACCTTCAGCTCCGCGAGCCTGCTGGCGAACGAGGCCGCCCCCATCGCCGAGTTCCAGCCGAAGCCCGACCGCAACGGCGTCTGGTTCGAGGGGACCGCGCACCTCGCCCTCGCCCTCCGGGACCGCGCCGGACACGGCGACGAGGCGCGCGCCCACCGGCTGATCGCCTCCGTCGAGCGGGCCCAGGAACTCCTCGGCACGGGCCAGACCGTCGGCACCCGGGCCCTGCCCGAACGCGCCGGGGTCGTCTCGGCCAGCAGCCCCCTCGACACGGGCTTCGGCTTCGGCTACTACCCGTACCGCCACACCGGCGCCACCGCCTGGTACCTGCTGGCGGCGACCCGCACCAACCCCCTTCACGCGTAG
- a CDS encoding acyltransferase family protein, translated as MSMQGADSGQPMRGRVVGGMQKVIPSPRQPLPLATTEQSRGPTGTTKKPTRTAAKRAAIPGRGDRRLYAIDGLRLLAALVVAFHHYAGTWRVNQPGNAIWDRPVSDIMPTWFRFSAYGWIGVEIFFVISGFVICMSCWGRTPRQFFTSRVIRLYPAYWFGIIFTSVALIVMPGVWPRHRARDVLLNFTMMQSGSFVSNVDNVYWTLWSELRFYLLFMAVVVTGLTYRKVVVFCCLWGAAAMITPAAGFRPATLIINPEGAWYFIAGLALYLMYRFGQDLLLWGILALAWLMGQRELGHRIDTVERVSSWRGSVLIFTVFLLVMVAVSLGYTDRIRWKWLVTAGALTYPFYLTHYLVGTTLINRLRDTMDARLLVVSVIAGFLVLSWLVHKLVEAPLARLMKRGLDTSFARLRNASSMS; from the coding sequence GTGTCGATGCAGGGCGCGGACAGCGGGCAGCCGATGCGCGGGCGGGTCGTGGGCGGGATGCAGAAAGTGATCCCGTCGCCCCGACAGCCTCTCCCGCTCGCCACGACCGAGCAGTCGCGCGGGCCCACCGGGACGACGAAGAAGCCCACCCGGACGGCCGCGAAGCGCGCCGCCATCCCGGGGCGCGGTGACCGTCGGCTCTACGCCATCGACGGGCTCCGTCTGCTCGCCGCCCTCGTCGTGGCTTTCCACCACTACGCCGGAACCTGGCGGGTCAACCAGCCGGGCAACGCGATCTGGGACCGGCCGGTCTCCGACATCATGCCGACCTGGTTCCGGTTCTCCGCGTACGGGTGGATAGGCGTCGAGATCTTCTTCGTGATCAGCGGGTTCGTCATCTGTATGTCGTGCTGGGGGCGCACCCCGCGTCAGTTCTTCACCTCCCGCGTGATCCGCCTCTACCCGGCGTACTGGTTCGGCATCATCTTCACCTCCGTGGCTCTGATCGTCATGCCCGGTGTGTGGCCGCGGCACCGTGCACGTGACGTCCTGCTCAACTTCACGATGATGCAGTCCGGTTCGTTCGTCTCGAACGTCGACAACGTGTACTGGACCCTCTGGTCGGAGCTGCGCTTCTACCTGCTCTTCATGGCCGTCGTCGTGACCGGGCTGACGTACCGCAAGGTCGTGGTGTTCTGCTGCCTCTGGGGCGCCGCCGCGATGATCACGCCGGCGGCCGGGTTCCGACCGGCGACACTGATCATCAACCCCGAGGGTGCCTGGTACTTCATCGCCGGCCTCGCCCTCTACCTCATGTACCGCTTCGGCCAGGACCTGCTGCTCTGGGGCATCCTCGCCCTGGCCTGGCTGATGGGGCAGCGGGAGCTGGGGCATCGCATCGACACGGTCGAACGGGTCTCCAGTTGGCGCGGCAGCGTGCTGATCTTCACCGTGTTCCTGCTGGTGATGGTCGCCGTCTCGCTCGGCTACACCGACCGTATCCGCTGGAAGTGGCTGGTCACGGCGGGTGCGTTGACCTACCCGTTCTATCTGACGCACTACCTGGTCGGTACGACGCTCATCAACCGGTTGCGCGACACCATGGACGCCCGGCTCCTGGTCGTCTCCGTCATCGCCGGCTTCCTCGTACTGAGCTGGCTGGTGCACAAGTTGGTGGAAGCTCCCCTGGCGCGGCTGATGAAACGGGGACTGGACACGTCGTTCGCGCGATTGCGCAACGCCTCGTCGATGTCCTGA
- a CDS encoding type II toxin-antitoxin system VapC family toxin, with the protein MTGTLVLDCEGLSKVVRRASDLTEWLAAAEAEDIRLVVSSVTLVEARDPRTSQARFDHAVSRVNIVPPTEAIARHASRLLAAAGLHGHKYALDAIVAATALASPAPVTVLASDPEDLRMLCGTHAHVIKV; encoded by the coding sequence GTGACGGGGACGCTCGTTCTGGACTGCGAGGGGCTGTCCAAAGTCGTACGACGCGCATCCGACCTCACCGAGTGGCTCGCCGCTGCCGAAGCCGAGGACATTCGCCTCGTCGTCAGCTCCGTCACCCTCGTCGAAGCCCGCGATCCGAGGACCAGCCAGGCCCGTTTCGACCACGCGGTCTCCCGCGTCAACATCGTCCCGCCCACGGAAGCCATCGCCCGTCACGCGAGCAGGCTTCTCGCCGCAGCAGGCCTGCACGGGCACAAGTACGCCCTCGACGCGATCGTCGCCGCCACGGCACTCGCCTCACCGGCACCGGTGACCGTCCTGGCCTCGGACCCCGAGGATCTCCGCATGCTGTGCGGCACGCATGCCCATGTGATCAAGGTCTGA
- a CDS encoding DUF5713 family protein: MPITNQQAAEHAFLGLLYEDSYYPDRVVDKGRTILVRLCERIEAEQPSDLSALYVLTQAATEEFNLLEADFEAAGSEIETVAREEIGENFWFVAQAYGFTDADAEELIATREW, encoded by the coding sequence ATGCCGATCACGAACCAGCAGGCAGCGGAGCATGCGTTTCTGGGGCTGTTGTACGAGGACTCGTACTACCCCGACCGCGTCGTCGACAAGGGCAGGACGATCCTGGTGCGGCTCTGCGAGCGGATCGAGGCTGAGCAGCCGTCGGATCTGTCAGCGCTGTACGTGCTGACCCAGGCGGCGACGGAGGAGTTCAACCTGTTGGAGGCGGACTTCGAGGCGGCCGGGAGCGAGATCGAGACGGTTGCCCGCGAGGAGATCGGAGAGAACTTCTGGTTCGTCGCGCAGGCCTACGGGTTCACGGACGCGGACGCGGAGGAGCTGATCGCCACCCGGGAGTGGTGA
- a CDS encoding GNAT family N-acetyltransferase: MPCDLFALHSSAYVLRYWDAPPWSERVRAEKFITACRQMAQDGTGARLAVDRVSEGAFIGWCSLSRWNPDYRSASLGYCFADAAWGHGYATESARALLRWAFDALDLNRVQAEADTRNVASARVLEKLGFVREGTLREDCVVNGQVSDSWVYGLLRREWQPSSEPVPAR, from the coding sequence ATCCCATGCGACCTCTTCGCACTCCACAGCAGCGCCTACGTGCTGCGCTACTGGGACGCGCCACCGTGGAGCGAACGCGTGCGCGCCGAGAAGTTCATCACGGCTTGCCGACAGATGGCGCAGGACGGCACCGGGGCACGGCTGGCCGTAGATCGTGTCTCCGAGGGGGCGTTCATCGGCTGGTGCAGTCTGAGCAGGTGGAATCCGGACTACCGCAGCGCGTCGCTCGGCTACTGCTTCGCCGATGCGGCGTGGGGCCACGGCTACGCGACCGAGTCCGCGCGCGCTCTGCTGCGGTGGGCATTCGACGCGCTGGACCTCAATCGCGTGCAAGCTGAGGCCGATACGCGCAACGTGGCTTCTGCCCGCGTGCTGGAGAAGCTCGGCTTTGTGCGCGAAGGGACGTTGCGGGAAGACTGCGTCGTCAACGGCCAGGTCTCTGACTCATGGGTCTACGGGCTGCTCAGGCGGGAGTGGCAGCCGTCGTCCGAGCCGGTCCCCGCCCGCTGA
- a CDS encoding MarR family transcriptional regulator → MRLIHLLRAVTVEFDLRGAEFAGRNGLHPTDLRALIHLLDADRAGIDVSPGRLGAALRLNSAGTTALLDRLERLELVRRRRAEDDRRRVVLTVEPKAVELGWSFFGSLIANLVDAAQEFTPGELDVVHRYLTAALRAAAPADDASTPAATPGGPPAPQRFGQPQGQHRHRSAVTESGDGER, encoded by the coding sequence ATGCGGCTGATCCATCTACTGCGCGCGGTGACCGTGGAATTTGATCTGCGCGGCGCGGAGTTCGCCGGGCGAAACGGCCTGCACCCCACTGATCTGCGGGCCCTCATCCACCTGCTTGACGCAGACCGGGCGGGCATCGACGTCAGCCCGGGACGGCTCGGTGCGGCGCTGCGGCTCAACTCGGCGGGCACGACCGCCCTGCTCGACCGGCTGGAGCGCCTGGAGCTCGTCCGTCGCAGGCGCGCTGAAGACGACCGGCGACGCGTCGTGCTGACGGTCGAGCCGAAGGCCGTGGAGCTGGGCTGGTCCTTCTTCGGCTCGCTCATCGCCAATCTCGTCGACGCGGCCCAGGAGTTCACCCCGGGTGAACTGGACGTCGTGCACCGCTACCTGACCGCTGCCCTTCGAGCAGCCGCTCCCGCCGACGACGCGTCGACGCCCGCAGCCACCCCAGGCGGGCCGCCGGCCCCACAGCGGTTCGGTCAGCCACAGGGGCAGCACAGGCACAGGTCGGCGGTGACGGAGAGCGGTGACGGAGAGCGGTAA
- a CDS encoding alpha/beta fold hydrolase — MSSSQEFFAAYDAMLARWPTGTTEIDVPTPYGTTRVHAYGPAGATPVLLLHGGGSTGAVWFANAPALGRHHRMLAVDILGDAGHSVPSGRPLRSTTDLMAWLDALLDGLTVSRVHLLGHSYGGWLALTYALHAARRVDRLVLLDPTQCFANFSPGFLLRSLPVLLRPTQARAGAYLNRETAGTDTDPDWKRLYALAVSGFTNRKLVVGRRPDPTALSVPLLVLLAGRSDAHDAAKVAVRARKAVPDARVEILTELTHFAMPTAVPARTNHRIADFLAGGHEEQAA, encoded by the coding sequence GTGTCCTCGTCCCAAGAGTTCTTCGCGGCGTACGACGCGATGCTCGCCCGCTGGCCCACTGGTACCACCGAGATCGACGTTCCCACCCCGTACGGCACCACCCGCGTCCACGCCTACGGGCCGGCCGGAGCCACCCCCGTCCTCCTTCTGCACGGAGGCGGTTCCACCGGCGCCGTCTGGTTCGCCAATGCCCCGGCACTCGGCAGGCACCACCGGATGCTGGCCGTCGACATCCTCGGCGACGCCGGACACAGCGTCCCCAGCGGGCGCCCACTGCGCTCGACCACCGACCTGATGGCCTGGCTGGACGCGCTGCTCGACGGCCTCACCGTTTCCCGCGTACACCTGCTGGGCCACTCCTACGGCGGCTGGCTGGCCCTGACCTACGCCCTGCACGCCGCACGGCGGGTCGATCGGCTGGTACTGCTCGACCCCACCCAGTGCTTCGCCAACTTCAGCCCCGGTTTCCTGCTGCGCTCGCTGCCGGTGCTGCTCCGCCCCACACAAGCCCGCGCCGGCGCGTATCTGAACCGTGAGACGGCGGGCACGGACACCGACCCGGACTGGAAGCGGCTCTACGCCCTGGCGGTCTCGGGCTTCACGAACCGGAAACTGGTCGTCGGCCGCCGCCCTGACCCCACGGCGCTGAGTGTTCCCCTCCTGGTCCTTCTCGCCGGTCGCAGCGACGCCCACGACGCCGCGAAAGTCGCGGTCCGCGCCCGCAAGGCCGTACCGGACGCCCGGGTCGAGATCCTCACCGAGCTCACCCACTTCGCCATGCCCACCGCCGTGCCCGCGCGGACGAACCACCGGATCGCCGACTTCCTGGCAGGCGGCCACGAGGAGCAAGCCGCCTGA
- a CDS encoding SpoIIE family protein phosphatase, with amino-acid sequence MDRQRAGDVGAGKGEGEGLGVEAPEGDPGFWRVWSARVRELLGQILDGTPAAIAVLDTELRYRYVNATLAQMNGVPAAEHIGRTVAEVVPGVEAREDVLRAVIDDGVPRETVSSGHTQADSPLERRYWHGAYHRLRQDGRTLGIVGIVLEISAARQEQRELERARERLALLDEAATRVGTTLDMDTTCQELAEFLVAKLADAATVKVLPEHGTSRAPRDGSLRLRRAALAAVPELEAVMRPLGRPGEYVDHQPGSSVVRCLAAGRPVIDNLMDERDMGRAGAHTGNVSAYLAAGIHSALIVPLTARGHDVGTVTMVRAGESPVFDETDAVIAQDLAGRAAISLDNARRYTTEHDAVVQLQRALLAEPGRPHPDIDVAYRYRPAGRGVLVGGDWFETVALDHGRTLLALGDVMGHGLEAAVAMSRYQAMLRVVAAREPGPDRILLELDHLLHTTAADRPATCLIAIADPRRGTCTYASAGHLPPVVFRPDGLATLLPVPPGPPLGTGHSRYVSFTAPCEPGHTLLLYTDGLIERRHEDIDASLRRLTRIRGCPAPEELLDLVLDQVAPTDPEDDIALVAARYNLAGS; translated from the coding sequence GTGGACCGGCAGCGGGCCGGCGACGTGGGCGCGGGCAAAGGTGAGGGTGAGGGCCTGGGCGTGGAGGCGCCGGAAGGTGATCCGGGCTTCTGGCGCGTGTGGTCCGCGCGGGTGCGTGAGCTGCTCGGGCAGATTCTCGACGGGACGCCCGCCGCGATCGCCGTCCTCGACACCGAGCTGCGCTACCGGTACGTCAACGCCACCCTGGCGCAGATGAACGGCGTACCGGCCGCCGAGCACATCGGTCGTACCGTCGCCGAGGTCGTCCCGGGTGTCGAGGCACGTGAGGACGTACTGCGGGCCGTCATCGACGACGGAGTCCCGCGCGAGACGGTCTCCAGCGGGCACACCCAGGCCGACTCCCCGCTGGAACGCCGCTACTGGCACGGCGCCTACCACCGGCTGAGGCAGGACGGCCGGACCCTCGGCATCGTCGGCATCGTGCTGGAGATCTCGGCCGCCCGGCAGGAGCAGCGGGAGCTGGAGCGGGCCCGTGAGCGACTCGCGCTGCTCGACGAGGCCGCCACCCGTGTCGGTACCACCCTGGACATGGACACCACCTGCCAGGAGCTGGCCGAGTTCCTGGTGGCGAAGCTCGCCGACGCCGCCACCGTGAAGGTTCTCCCCGAGCACGGCACCAGCCGGGCGCCCCGCGACGGATCCCTGCGGCTGCGCCGGGCGGCACTCGCGGCGGTGCCCGAGCTGGAGGCGGTGATGCGGCCCCTGGGGCGGCCCGGCGAGTACGTCGACCACCAGCCCGGCTCGTCCGTCGTCCGGTGTCTGGCGGCCGGGCGGCCGGTGATCGACAACCTGATGGACGAGCGGGACATGGGCCGCGCCGGGGCCCACACCGGAAACGTATCCGCCTATCTGGCCGCCGGCATCCACTCCGCCCTGATCGTGCCGCTGACCGCGCGCGGCCATGACGTGGGCACCGTCACCATGGTCCGGGCCGGCGAGTCGCCGGTGTTCGACGAGACCGACGCCGTGATCGCCCAGGACCTGGCCGGCCGGGCCGCCATCAGCCTGGACAACGCCCGCCGCTACACCACCGAGCACGACGCCGTCGTCCAGTTGCAGCGCGCCCTGCTGGCCGAGCCGGGCCGGCCGCACCCCGATATCGATGTCGCCTACCGTTACCGGCCCGCCGGACGGGGTGTGCTCGTCGGCGGGGACTGGTTCGAGACCGTCGCCCTCGACCACGGACGTACGCTGCTGGCCCTCGGCGACGTGATGGGCCACGGCCTGGAGGCCGCCGTCGCGATGAGCCGCTACCAGGCCATGCTGCGCGTGGTCGCCGCCCGCGAACCCGGCCCCGACCGCATCCTGCTCGAACTCGACCACCTGCTGCACACCACCGCCGCCGACCGCCCCGCGACCTGCCTGATCGCCATCGCCGACCCACGCCGGGGCACCTGCACGTACGCCAGCGCAGGGCACCTTCCCCCTGTCGTCTTCCGCCCCGACGGCCTGGCCACGCTCCTCCCGGTGCCACCCGGACCGCCCCTGGGCACCGGCCACAGCCGCTACGTCTCCTTCACGGCCCCCTGCGAGCCGGGCCACACCCTTCTCCTCTACACCGACGGCCTGATCGAACGCCGCCACGAGGACATCGACGCCTCCCTGCGCCGCCTCACCCGCATCCGGGGCTGCCCGGCCCCCGAGGAACTCCTCGACCTGGTCCTCGACCAGGTCGCCCCCACCGACCCGGAGGACGACATCGCGCTGGTCGCCGCCCGGTACAACCTGGCCGGAAGCTAG
- a CDS encoding SRPBCC family protein codes for MTAERAQQEEDQVEQGEQVERFEVVRAIAAPAARIFGLLCDPDGHVAIDSSGMLQAADGDTVRAAGDSFVVHMDREALNDRPLGRYDVTVEITRFEQDTLIEWTPTSPALQPSVNHHFGYRLRPTADGTEVTSYYDWSRIHERYRAAGIFPILQESALRATLGILARTVERTA; via the coding sequence ATGACAGCGGAACGAGCACAGCAGGAGGAAGATCAGGTGGAGCAGGGGGAGCAGGTGGAGCGGTTCGAGGTGGTCCGTGCCATCGCTGCGCCGGCGGCCCGGATATTCGGCCTGCTGTGCGACCCCGACGGGCATGTGGCGATCGACAGTTCGGGCATGCTGCAGGCCGCCGACGGCGACACCGTACGCGCAGCCGGGGACTCGTTCGTCGTACACATGGACCGCGAGGCGCTGAACGACCGGCCGTTGGGCCGGTACGACGTCACCGTGGAGATCACCCGGTTCGAGCAGGACACGCTCATCGAGTGGACGCCGACGTCGCCCGCCCTCCAGCCCTCCGTCAACCACCACTTCGGCTACCGGCTCCGCCCCACGGCGGACGGCACCGAGGTGACCTCGTACTACGACTGGAGCCGCATCCACGAGCGGTACCGGGCCGCTGGGATCTTCCCCATCCTCCAGGAGTCCGCCCTGCGCGCCACCCTGGGAATCCTGGCCCGGACCGTCGAGCGGACCGCCTGA
- a CDS encoding FG-GAP-like repeat-containing protein: MARRIAGRAAGRTAGRATARGVTAALAVLAVTAGPGPLVVPVGAQTAVAAADTVFQSARYVPRRDHSYVAGPSGYLHAQEGRSGYLWTSYDTGATTELGALARLDFPAYLGSSSDTVADVVSPTEKVVLRDMTAGTATDVALSHGTYLATYGRHVLTQAQDTGGNRTLWLYGEGAPAEGTTVDGWPTGITTNFTTLGGDSDTAVISYALGGKRHLALVDLAAAKVVGDVVVSTAPTSVALSADRLVWYASGTTAHVLNRADLSAAETTVTVPGTEGVPYLGIAGRWLVVARSVPSDPSNSADLSGEQLMAVPFSGGAPLTLLRHANTSLTPTPDGGLLVAGGADSGHWAVRKIADTGADAPTLTEVTAVPPVAAKIDRLSLQNGNLATDEADSSFMGAFYTRRISTTGTSYSPGAPAWREWDGFGRTGPYSTGDGRTVTFKADPTTSGSGSYVQSLDDDDDAGSFYLPSAAGTVLDAAGRYVVVNGSSPAKQYVGDLGVHTNLQPILTRSVTAASVWGSRLWTPGTVKGVVAARDLKSGRTTDTVSTGAPCVAKELQTVGRWVYWSCGPTASAGVWDRTTKKNIPVPSGEALLGDGYLVRHDTSAGVLLLTDFADGSAATRQIGELAAGNSSLRGASWTVDKFGGPAAYVDSANRIHLVPSGVVPQPLGIVESEATDNKHDGDGETNPWWQWRGLLSRPATSWKATITSKATGALIRTFTGGEADSAPTVRWNLRDTAGVMVPNGAYTFTLTAPPADGSGAALTVSRTVNISTAAPVRHDYINNSWEPDGIGDVVGLKSSGVISYIPGNGKGAFGTTMSASGWPSTVTLVPFGDLNGDRDNDILVRYSSGELRAYRTGHAQTFTTSTAHTSFGTGWNQYDLLTYPGDITGDGRPDLIARKASTGEVFLYKGTSGNRLAARVLIAANWSAYKRIVGVGDFNGDGRGDLLAQDRSNTLWRFDGTGTGGFKARVKVAADWGSNYNAVIGIGDITGDAKPDIVSRDTAGNVWRNSGDGKGSFGPRTRIATGWQAYKGLY; this comes from the coding sequence TTGGCCCGTCGTATCGCTGGCCGCGCCGCAGGTCGTACCGCCGGTCGTGCCACCGCCCGTGGCGTCACAGCCGCGCTCGCCGTTCTCGCCGTGACCGCCGGTCCGGGTCCGCTCGTCGTTCCGGTCGGCGCGCAGACCGCCGTAGCGGCGGCGGACACGGTGTTCCAGTCGGCCCGCTATGTGCCGCGCAGGGATCACTCGTACGTCGCCGGCCCGAGCGGCTATCTGCACGCCCAGGAGGGCAGGTCGGGCTACCTGTGGACGTCGTACGACACCGGTGCGACCACCGAACTGGGCGCCCTCGCCCGGCTCGACTTCCCGGCGTACCTCGGATCGTCGTCCGACACCGTGGCCGATGTCGTCTCGCCCACCGAGAAGGTCGTCCTGCGGGACATGACCGCCGGCACGGCCACTGACGTCGCCCTCAGCCACGGCACGTACCTGGCCACGTACGGCAGGCACGTGCTGACCCAGGCGCAGGACACCGGCGGCAACCGGACGCTGTGGCTGTACGGGGAGGGCGCGCCCGCCGAAGGCACGACGGTCGACGGCTGGCCGACCGGGATCACCACCAACTTCACGACCCTGGGCGGCGACAGCGACACCGCCGTCATCAGCTACGCCCTCGGAGGCAAGCGGCACCTGGCGCTGGTGGACCTGGCCGCCGCGAAGGTCGTCGGCGACGTGGTCGTGTCCACGGCGCCGACATCCGTCGCGCTGAGCGCCGACCGGCTGGTCTGGTACGCGTCCGGCACCACCGCCCACGTCCTGAACCGCGCCGACCTCTCCGCCGCCGAGACGACGGTGACGGTGCCGGGCACCGAAGGGGTCCCCTACCTGGGCATCGCCGGGCGCTGGCTGGTGGTCGCCCGTTCCGTGCCGTCGGACCCGTCCAACTCGGCCGACCTGTCCGGCGAACAGCTCATGGCCGTCCCCTTCTCGGGCGGCGCCCCGCTCACCCTGCTCCGGCACGCGAACACCTCGCTCACCCCGACGCCCGACGGCGGCCTGTTGGTCGCGGGCGGCGCCGACTCGGGGCACTGGGCGGTGCGGAAGATCGCCGACACGGGGGCGGACGCGCCGACACTGACGGAGGTGACCGCCGTTCCGCCGGTGGCCGCCAAGATCGACCGGTTGTCGCTGCAGAACGGCAACCTGGCCACCGACGAGGCCGACAGCAGCTTCATGGGCGCCTTCTACACCCGCCGGATCTCGACCACCGGGACGTCCTACTCCCCGGGTGCGCCGGCCTGGCGGGAGTGGGACGGCTTCGGAAGGACGGGCCCGTACTCCACCGGGGACGGACGCACGGTGACCTTCAAGGCCGACCCCACCACCAGCGGGTCCGGTTCGTACGTCCAGTCCCTCGACGATGACGACGACGCGGGCTCCTTCTACCTGCCCTCGGCCGCCGGAACCGTTCTCGACGCCGCCGGCCGTTATGTGGTCGTCAACGGCTCCTCCCCCGCCAAGCAGTACGTCGGCGACCTCGGCGTCCACACCAACCTCCAGCCCATCCTCACCCGCTCCGTCACGGCAGCCTCCGTCTGGGGATCCAGGCTGTGGACCCCGGGCACCGTCAAGGGTGTCGTCGCCGCCCGGGACCTGAAGTCCGGCAGGACGACCGACACCGTCAGCACCGGTGCCCCCTGCGTGGCCAAGGAACTCCAGACCGTCGGCCGCTGGGTCTACTGGTCCTGCGGCCCCACCGCCTCGGCCGGCGTCTGGGACCGTACGACGAAGAAGAACATCCCCGTCCCGTCCGGCGAGGCCCTGCTCGGCGACGGCTACCTCGTACGCCACGACACCTCGGCCGGGGTTCTGCTCCTGACCGACTTCGCCGACGGCAGCGCGGCCACCCGGCAGATCGGCGAGCTGGCGGCGGGCAACTCCAGCCTGCGCGGGGCGAGTTGGACCGTGGACAAGTTCGGCGGACCTGCGGCGTACGTCGACTCGGCCAACCGGATCCATCTGGTGCCCAGCGGAGTCGTCCCCCAGCCGCTCGGCATCGTCGAGTCCGAGGCCACCGACAACAAGCACGACGGCGACGGGGAGACCAACCCGTGGTGGCAGTGGCGCGGACTGCTGAGCAGGCCCGCCACGTCCTGGAAGGCGACGATCACCAGCAAGGCCACCGGCGCCCTGATCCGTACGTTCACCGGTGGTGAGGCGGACAGCGCACCGACCGTGCGCTGGAACCTGCGCGACACGGCGGGTGTCATGGTCCCCAACGGCGCGTACACGTTCACGCTGACCGCCCCGCCCGCCGACGGCTCCGGAGCGGCGCTGACGGTGTCGCGCACGGTGAACATCTCCACCGCGGCCCCGGTACGCCACGACTACATCAACAACTCCTGGGAGCCCGACGGCATCGGCGACGTCGTCGGTCTCAAGTCGTCCGGTGTCATCAGCTACATTCCCGGCAACGGGAAGGGCGCGTTCGGCACCACCATGTCGGCCTCGGGCTGGCCCTCCACGGTGACGCTGGTCCCGTTCGGCGACCTGAACGGCGACCGCGACAACGACATCCTCGTGCGGTACAGCAGCGGCGAGCTGCGGGCGTACCGGACCGGGCACGCGCAGACCTTCACCACCAGCACCGCGCACACCTCGTTCGGCACCGGCTGGAACCAGTACGACCTCCTCACCTACCCGGGCGACATCACAGGCGACGGCCGCCCCGACCTGATCGCGCGCAAGGCGTCGACGGGCGAGGTGTTCCTCTACAAGGGGACCAGCGGGAACAGGCTGGCGGCACGGGTACTCATCGCCGCGAACTGGTCGGCGTACAAGAGGATCGTGGGCGTCGGCGACTTCAACGGCGACGGCCGCGGCGACCTGCTGGCCCAGGACAGGTCCAACACCCTGTGGCGGTTCGACGGAACGGGCACCGGCGGCTTCAAGGCGAGGGTGAAGGTCGCCGCCGACTGGGGCTCGAACTACAACGCCGTCATCGGCATCGGCGACATCACCGGCGACGCGAAGCCGGACATCGTGTCCCGCGACACGGCGGGCAACGTGTGGCGCAACTCCGGCGACGGCAAGGGGTCGTTCGGCCCCCGCACGAGAATCGCGACGGGCTGGCAGGCGTACAAGGGCCTGTACTGA